In the Arachis hypogaea cultivar Tifrunner chromosome 20, arahy.Tifrunner.gnm2.J5K5, whole genome shotgun sequence genome, TCCTTAAACTTTGAAGCttgattatatataaaaatttgaccATTACCACGTTTTTGGCATTTAGAAATTTACGAGTAATATAAAATGTGTAGCATACTATCACttcgaagaagaaggaaaaaaaaagaccATACAGGGTCATCtaagttttgattttgttttggaCAATACTTTTAGTTTCATGCAGGAAAGAATGTGGGGCTTGGCAAAGACTATACCATCTTTTCCTTGATTGATGGAGTTGTGAAATTTGAGAAATTTGGGCCTGACAGGAAAAAGGTTAAGTGAAGCTTTTTACACCTTATGTTACTTAGAAAAATTATAGAGAGTACAAATTGAAGCTTAATTATTATGATTTCTTCTACTTCAGGTGAGTGTTTACCCACGAGAAGTGCAACCTGAGAACCCCAACAGctatagagcaaggaagagggagTATTTCAGGATGAGGCGCGAACGCAGAAAGGCTAGAGAAGCAGCAGTACTTCAACACCAAATGGTGCTAGCTTCTGTTCTTGATATTGCCATCACTAATCCAGTGTGCTGATACATGTGAAAAATTCCCCCTGTATCTGTGATTCCCTTATAGCATTGTATTCagttttgttttgattttgaaatagaaaactaAATATGATTGTATGTGTTATTCACTTATTCTTGACATTTCTTTTTGTTCAATAATTTTCTGTTTGATGATGAGTTGTCATACTTCCCACCTTCACAAGCTAAGCTAGATTGATATACATTGATATCACTGAATCATTCTCCCGTCccgtcttttcatttttttccccttCCCCCGGCGCCGGAACTTTGCATCGTGAAAAGATATATATTCTGAAATATATATAAAACTTATGAAATATGCACAAAAGTTAAGCTTATAgtacatttataattttttattagtttgcgacacattatttaaaaaattcaagtCACACATTATTTAGCCAATGAACTTCATATATTGCTAAAAGAATTATAAATACTCATGTATTGTATTAACTTTTATGTTTAGttctaaataatttaaaaaaggaaGATGTTTAGCAATTTTGAACATGACatgtgccaaaaaaaaaaaaaaacgaagaaaagACGCCCCTTATGTGGAGCTGTGGACTCTGGACAGATTATATTTTAATGGTTTGAGCAAGTTGCAAACGAAGAAGAATTCCGTTAGGaaccaatggaatatttgtacaatgtatacaatggattataagttaaaaaatgaatattaaCTATCGGGTACCAGGGATAATAAATATCTCATGTCATGAAATCACTTATCCAAAAAGCTTAAGTTGATTTTTTGGGGTTTACCAGGATTTACCAAAGATTAAACTCTTAACCTTTCGAATCTAAAACTCTAATATCATGTTATGAAAccaccactcatcccaaaagtttaagctgatagaaaaaatgtaacactaatggttatatctctgaTACTGAATCGGACAtccctaaacctccattatacacattatatAAATATTCCATGAGCTCTTCATACTTCCTCACCGGAAAAACCTACCCCTTTTACAATtccaaatttttagaataaattattattttttattataaaataaatttaaatgtttACATTTTAACCTCAAAATATTTAAACTAACTCATACACATAAAAATTGAATTAGTTCCATGAAATTACCCAcagattatacttttttttttcattacaaatacacttctctctctctctctcatacatATCTAGTAGTTTTATCATTAAATCAATAAAGATGAAATTAAAGCTGCACCGTTAGCAACAAATGATGAGTTCATCGGCAAGAAAGGAAGAAGGATATGATGACGACGATGCATGCATGTATGCGATGTTGTTGTCAACTTTTCAAGTGTTCCCTTTCATATTGAATGCTGCTGTTGAACTCAACCTCTTTCAGATATTGTCTGAGTTAGCCACCAACGGTGCATACTCTTCCTTCACAGCACCCTCAACTCTACAACAGGCTGGACAAAATGCTTCGTGTGCTTGCCAGATTCTCACTTCTCAATTCGAGTGTCGTCGTCGACCATGGCGTTGGCGGCAAGGTTGAGAGGCTTTATAGTCTCTCACATGCTGCTAAATATTTTCTCAAAAATCAGTCATAATCTAGCTTTTTTCTCAAATCTCAACTGCCACCCAGCTCTAACAAGGGTTTGATGAgtgagtaattaattaattttagaggGTCgtcagaatttattgtttttggctATCAGATAATCATCAATGTtaaaaaatatgagataaaatatgTCGATGGATtactagattaaaaaaattaaactaaaaaaattgaattgataacTAAGTGatggcaaaaaataataaattctgataccTCCAATAATTAATTAATCTGATTGAGCTGCATTAATATATtcttgaattataattaattagggTAAACATTAAGGATGCGATTGTTGATGGAGGAATAGAGGTGTTCAAGAAGGCTAATGGGATGTCGGTGTGGGAGTACATGGAGAAGGATGCAGAACTAGTCACACTTTCAACAAAGCAATGACAGGAATCTCTGCCAAACATACGAAGAAATATTTGGAAGCATATGATGGATTTGAAGGAGTGTCAATGCAGGTTGATGTTGGAGGAGGTACTGGACGCTGCCTTAAAATTATCCTCTCCAAGTACCGTAATATTAAGAGTGTGTGTGGATGGAaagattataaataatttttaaaaattttatgataaaaatattatatttttatgtttgatttaaaatttaaaaaattatttttaaataaatttaattttagataattaaaatattatattttaattttcatttgttttttagtataattaatttttatgagttttgtaataaaatatattttttaaattttttaataattattaaataatttttatttaattttaattataaattaatattttatatattatttaattataaattttattttttattttataaattattattttattatttatgtatcATATTTATATAGTTGACAATTTAATGTTCCTTCATGTTGGAGGGAAGGAGAGAACAGAGAAGGAATGTGGGAAGCTATGCAAAGACTCTGGATTCACCACTTACCAAGTTGTTTGCCCTACTCTTTCTTTTTTCGGAGTCAGAGAATTTTAAATACAAGGATCACATACATGTTCTATTTATCATTTAGAACGTCATATAGTATGGAAAACATTTTAAGTATACCGGAAAATACTGGTGCACCAGTTGTTTTAactattgattttaattaatatatattatatatattttttataattcaaatcaacggttaaaacaactggagCACCGATACTCCCAGTCCACTTGAAATATTTCTTAGTATGACTCCTTTTGTTTACTTATAACTTTCTcttcatttatattttataaataaatatttgttatgcaacattcctttttgtttttgaacCTATTCCAACCCTCACATATGAGAGAATGTGTTAGCCATTATCATTTTAAACTTTTgatatttgtaaatttttttttttgaaataaaaaaactcaacacaacaaggtaaaacaaaaaaaaaaagaaacaaaacctCTTAATGTTAAAAATAACAACCTCTAGACATCTTCGACATTACCATCAACCACAGAGTTCACTACCAATCCACTCATCGTAACTTGTAAAAGATCTGTTAATAATATCCACCACACTTGAaccttgatttttgaagattatATCATTTCTTTCTAGCCAAATTATCCAGATGACCGCAAAAAAACCAACCAACCACTGCTTCTGTTCCATCTTTCTCACTGATATATCCATCCAACTTTCATAGTGTTGCTTGAGCGTACCTGGAATATTCCATATCCTTCCAAGAGCGAAcaaccaagcacaccacacctgccaagtgagCTCACAACCAATGAACAAGTGAAAAGCAGTTTCAACATATTTATGACATAAAACACACATGTTATCATTTTGGCCAATAACACCTAATCTACACCGTCGTTCCCTTATATTCACCCTACCAACCAGTGCAAATCAAGTAAACAACTCAACCCTTGGTGGGACGAATCCTCTCCAAATAGTACTAGTGAAGCTATAGCTTGTGATATCCGAGAGAAGTACCTCTGCCTGCAATACCTgtacaaatgagttagtagaataaacaccctttttatcaaatttccaaATCACTCTGTCCTCTCTCTCAGTTGTCAGTTTCACTGATTGCAGAACCGCATGAAGCTGGTTTACTAGTTCTAGCTCCCATTGAAATAACTCTCGTCGTCACTGGaaattccaaatccactctagcccatcccagaacccacaatCCCCCTATGACAGATCCTTGAAGATTTGAGACCGAGAAAAGTCTTGAAAAAATAACTTTCAGAACACTACAAGGTAACCAGCTATCCTCCCAAAAGCGAATTATCCTATCATCCCCTAGTTCCATAGCCAAGCCTCTAATCATCTTCTCTCTCACTTGTGGCTCCCTGATTTGTAGTTGACAAATATCCTTCCAAGGACCCCCTCTTGTAAGTACAAGCTGATCACAAATCATCTCAGAAGGATTCATGTTATTACAGGAACATACAATTTTCTTCCAAAGTGGACAATCCTCTTTCGAAGAtctccaccaccacttgaacaggAGCGTTGTATTCCGAATAACCGCGTCACTAACTCCCAAACCTCCTGCCTTTTTGGGGGCCTGTACAACTTTCCATTTCACTACAGGCATCCTGTCCCtcccatcctccttactccacaAAAAGCATCTCTATAAGGATATTATTTTGTCTGCTACTGCCTTCGACATTTTGTACAAGCTGAGATAGTAAATAGGCAGGCTATTAAGAACAGATTTAATGAGAACCAGCATACCCGCTTTATTTAGAGACTTTGCTTTCCATAGACTTAGCTTTTTCTCTACTTTATCAATCACTGGTTTCCATGTCTTGACCAGCCTCGGATTCGCCCCCAAAGAAATGCCAAGATATCTGACAGGTAAATATGCCTCTTTACACCCCAACAATCGACACATCTGTCGTGCCCAACTTTTCTCACAATTAACCGGGATCAAGCTAGACTTGTCAAAATTGACACTCAACTCTGACATCATCTCAAAGCAGCGTAGCAACCACTAATATTTTCTGATCGTCTCTTCTTCAGAAGGGCAAAAAAGTATAGTGTCATCCGTAAACTGTAAATGTGACAACTCAATGTTATCCCTTCCAACCAACAACGGAGTAATACGTCCATTCCACACCGCCTGTCTAATTATCCTATGTAGAACATCCACAACAAGCACAAatagaaagggagaaagaagatCCCCTTGTCGTAGACCCCTTTCCATTTTGAAGGGCTTAGAGGGAGATCCATTTATTAGGACTGACATAGACGCAGAACACACACACTCCTTTATCCACTCCCTCCATCTACGGCCAAACCCCATCTTCTGCAAAACAATATCCACAAAACTCCACTTGACTCGATCATAAGCCTTTTGGAAGTCTAGTTTAATAATTGCGGAGCTCTTTTTCCTCAACTTCAGCCACTGCACAGTTTCATATGCAATCAAAGCCCCATCATGTATCTTCCTACCATGCACAAACGCACTCTGTATTTCTCCTACCAACCCAAGCATTATCATTCGCATCCTCCGAACCAGGATCTTTGATATAACCTTATAAACACATACCACCATACTAATTGGCCTAAGGTTCTTGATTTCTTTAGCTCCGACAAACTTTGGCGCCAGAGCCACCTAAGTAACATTCGCATTCCTGGGTAAAACAGCTGACTGAAAAAATCCTATCACGGCTGCAGTGAACTCCCCACCAACATCCTCCCAACACTTTACACTTCTTAATGAAACTCATATTATACCAATCATTGCCCGGTGCCTTAGTTGACTCACAATCGCAAACTGCATCCTTAATTTCCTCATTAGACGGCATCCATTCCAACTCTGCTGCCTCCTCCTCCGTTATCCGGTTAACTAGTCCATCGTGGAACCCTATCACCGATGAGGTCTCCTGATGATATAAATTCTTATAAAAGTCTCTGATAGCAACTTTAATCCTTGCTTGATTTCTTACTATCCTCCCATGAATAAGTAAGGACTCAATCCGATTGTTTCTCCTTCGAGCTGAGGCTAGATTGTGAAAATAGCGAGTGTTCTTATTCATATCCTTGGCATACCTGGATCGCGATATCTGCTTCCAATGTAATTCTTTTCTGATATACTATTTCTTACAAGAGCTCACCAACGCCCTCCTTCTTGCTTCCACAGTTCCATCAACAACCCCATTGCTAACCATATCATCTACTTTCTTtatctcttcttcaaacttcataaTTTTCATATCCATGTCCCTAAAATTCTCTTTATGCCATTTACCCAGCAGGACCGTCAAAGCCTTCAGCTTGTCAATGAATTGTACGTCACCCAAATTCCTCCACTCCTCCTTCACCATCCGCAAGAAACCCTCATGAGTAAACCAAGCATCCAGACTCCGAAAAGGTCTCGGCCCCCCTCCCAATCTTGTGATATCCACAATCAATGGACAGTGGTCTGATAAACCTCTCGGACCTTCTCTAAGCCTTATTTTAGGAAACTCTTTCAACTACTCCAAACTAACCAGAACTCTATCAATGCGGCTACACGACTAACCTCTAAACCATGTGAACATATGATCAGCAAGTGCAAGGTCCAAAAGCTCCATATCTTGAATCCAAAATTTAAACTCAGCTGCAGTCACTGTCAAAGTGGTAGCTCCTTTCCTCTCTTCCACTTGAACAACCTCGTTAAAGTCCCCCAAATAACAAAAAGGTACTTGACAAAGCCCAGATAAAAAGCTCAGCTCTTCCTACACGACAAGCTTCTCTTCCCTTTGGTGCACACCATACACTAAACAGAAAGTacacttaaaattattttttagcacaACGCCATCCGCACACAACCATCTCTCCCCTTTATAATAGTTGCTCCTCTGAAAAATCATTTCATCCCACATCAACAACAGCTCACCGGAAGCACCTTCCAACCCCACGTACTCCCATCCTACCACATTATTTTCCCACAGTTGCACTACATCATATTTGGTTACTACCTCTTTCTTTGTCTCTATTAAACCTAACATATTCAACTAAAATTTTCTCCTAAAACTCTTCACCATACTCAATTTTTCAACTCCCCCCAaacccctaatattccaagaactaaaaatcattttaaaccaATTGTACACACCTTTTTGCGATTTTTCGGCCTACTTCTTCTTGCCTTTTCCTTTTGTTTagcttgctttttcttctgcgCAATTGCCTCGTTATGTGCTTGGAGTATAGCCATAATATCATCTTCCTCATTATACTGAACTGCTCCAGATTCCACTGCCAACTCCCATGCCTTCTTGTTTTCCTGCATTTCATCATCCCATTTGGTTTCAGAGGATTCAGTCTCAGCTTCGCTGTCTTCAGATATTCTTGCATCTTCCAAGTCCTCTGCAACCCTCCAAGTCTCACCAGTCCCTCCATCCTCCCTATCAAGCCGTCCTTGTATCGCATCTACCTCTTGGCCATCATCTTTTATCTCATTAGCCAATTCAATATTTTCTGAACAACAACCTGGACAATTTTTCTTCGAATGTTCATCCCCATTATTCCTTGCCTGAACTCCTGCATGACACCCTTCTCCCCAATGCCTTCCTTCAATAGCATCATAAGCATCGTACTCAGCTGCAAAACCCACTCCCAATCTGTCTTCTACTAAAACTCCGGTTGCCCACAGAGAATTAGCATCAGCAGCCCCACGTCCGCCCCTCCTACTATTGCTATTAATTTTCACCCCAGCCACCATCCCGGTCCTACCATAATCCTAGGATTCAGTTCTATCCGAATTAGCATCTTCATTACTTGCTGCAAAATACGATTGATCAGCCCTCGACACACCAGAATTGATTGACCTAACTGTTGTTCTtgctattttcaaatttaaaaaattgtctCTCCA is a window encoding:
- the LOC140183159 gene encoding uncharacterized protein; the protein is MSSSARKEEGYDDDDACMYAMLLSTFQVFPFILNAAVELNLFQILSELATNGAYSSFTAPSTLQQAGQNASVNIKDAIVDGGIEVFKKANGMSVWEYMEKDAELVTLSTKQ